The window ACCCCTTGGGCTGGTAGTGCAGGACATGGCGCTTGGCATGGGGCCGGGTTTCTGCGGCTCGGGCACGATCCAGTTCGTCGACAGCGTCACCGGCGCGCCGCGCATCACCGGCCGGTTTCGCGGTCAGATGCAAGGCAGCGTTCGTGCCAGCGACAGCGAAACGCTGTTCCTGACCAAGGACGACCGTGGCCCGGCGCTGGAAGATGCCGCACCGGAGGTTTTTGCCGATCTGGTGCGCTCTGGCGTGGCGGCGCGCGAACGGCTGCGCGAAGAGATGCAGATCGAGTTCGTCGTGAATGAAGGTCGGGTCTCGATCATTGATGCCGTCAGGCTGCAGCGCAGTTCCCGCGCCTCTGTGCGGATCGCGGTGGCGCTGGCCAATGATGGCGTGATCCCCCCCGAAGAGGCCGTGATGCGGGTCGAACCGCGCGCCCTTTCGGATCTGCTGCATCATCAGGTCGATCCGCGCGCGCCGCGCGATCTGTTCGCGCGCGGCATCAATGCCAGCCCTGGTGCCGCAACCGGCAAGATCGTCTTTTCCGCCGCCGCAGCGCAAGCCAGCGCCGCGCAGGGTGAGCCCTGCGTTCTGGTGAGGCGCGAAACCGTGCCAGAGGATATTCGCGGCATGCATGCCTCTGTCGCCGTTCTGACCGAGCGCGGCGGCCCCACCAGCCACGCAGCGGTGATCGCACGCGGTCTGGGCCTGCCCTGCATCGTGGGCGCCATCGGCATCAGCATCGATGCGCGGGCCCGTGTGCTGCGTGCGGGCCATCGCAGTTTCCGCGAAGGCGACGAGATTACCATTGACGGCACCACCGGCGAGGTGCTGGCAGGTGCCGCGGAAATGCTGGAACCGGCGCTGGACGACAGCTTTGCGCAATTGCTGCAATGGGCCGATCAGTTCCGCCAGCTTGACGTGCGCGCCAATGCAGACACGCCGGAGGACGCCCGCACCGCGCGTATGTTCAATGCGCAGGGCATCGGGCTGTGCCGCACCGAGCACATGTTCTTTGATGCCGACCGCCTGCCTGCCATGCGCGAGATGATATTTGCCGACAAGCCCGAAGACCGGCGTCTGGCACTGGAACGCATCCTGCCGATGCAGCGCGATGATTTCGCGGATCTGTTCCAGATCATGGCCGGCCTGCCGGTGACGATCCGCCTGTTCGACCCGCCGCTGCATGAATTCCTGCCGCATGACCGCGAGGGGATGCGTGCGCTGGCCGAATCCCTGGACATGCCGCTGTCGGACGTTGTCCGGCGCGTGGATGCGCTGTCGGAATTCAATCCCATGCTGGGGCTGCGCGGTGTACGTCTGGGAATCGTCATGCCCGAGATCTACGAAATGCAGGCCCGTGCCATCTTTGAGGCCACTGCTTTGGCCAGTCGGCAGGGCGATCCGGTGGTGCCTGAGATCATGATCCCGCTGGTCAGTGCGATGCGCGAGGTCGAGCTGGTCAAGAACCGTGTCGATTCCGTCGCCGCCGAGGTTCGCAACAAGATGCGCGCCGACTTCACCTATCGTCTGGGTGTCATGGTCGAAACCCCGCGCGCCGCCTTGCGAGCCGGCGACATCGCCACGCATGCCGCGTTTCTGTCATTCGGGACGAACGACCTGACGCAGATGACCTATGGCCTGTCACGCGACGATGCGGGCCGTTTTATGGGCGCCTATGTCAATCAGGGCGTCTACGAAGAGGACCCGTTCCACATCCTTGATCAAGAGGGCGTGGGCGAGTTGCTGATGATCGGGGCCGAGCGCGCGCGCGCGGTCAGCCCTGACATCACTCTGTCTGTGTGCGGCGAACATGGCGGCAACCCGGAATCCATAGCTTTTTGTCACCGGGCGGGCTTTTCCTATGTCTCATGCTCGCCGTTTCGGGTACCCGTCGCAAGCTTGGCAAGCGCGCAGGAATCGATTCGCGCCAGCAGAGCGGATTCGGACGCGCCTGCATGACAGCACGCGCTTAATAGGCCCGATCCGGCCCTAAAAATCGGTGCAAATTGCTGATTTCCGCCAATTTTTAACGTGATCATCGGCGGAATACTGCCAATTCTGCACCGCAGCATCCTGTTTCGGGAACTCACGCGTCTGTGCGGTAGAAAGCGCGTCGCTAAAAACCCTATCACCCTCGTCGATCAACTGGATCGGTCATCTGCTCTGACCGGTCTTGCCCGGAACGGGCGACCCAATGACACGAATGATACAGGTAAGATTATGCTCAAGCTGCTGACAAAACTGACGCGAAATTGTCTCAGTATTGCGGTTGTTCCCGCCCTCGTTGCCGGTGCTGCCCATGCGACCGGCTCTGCCCGCACGACTGCCTATCCCGACACTTCCATGCACGGGATCAGCGCACCCATGGATATGCCGCGGCCACGCCCGCTGCTCTATACAGATGCCGAGCCCGTCCAGATCGAAGGCGGACCTGAACAGATTTATCTGACCAGCACCACCGGCGCCTATACGGGCGGCGATCTCGATTGTATGGCAGAGGCGCTGTACTTTGAGGCGCGTGGCGAAGGCCGCAAGGGTCAGGCAGCCGTGGCCGAGGTCATCCTGAACCGGGTCAAGAGCAGCCGTTTCCCGAACAGCGTGTGCGGCGTGATCAACCAGCGCAGCCAGTTCAGCTATACCATCGGCGGTCGCAAAACGATCCGTAGCCGTGGCACCTATCTGCGTGTCCGTCAGGTCGCTGAAACGGCCCTGTCCGGCGGCACCGGCAATCTGACCAATGGTGCGACCTATTTCCATACGCCGGCCGTGCGTCCCGCCTGGTCGCGCCGTTTCCAGCGCACCATTCAGATCGGTCGCCACATTTTCTATCGCACCGGCCAGCGCATCGCGTCGAACTGACACCGCGCAAGTCCAGCCCATATTGCAAGCCGCCCGCCTCTGGCCGGGCGGCTTTCGCTTGACCCTTGCGCGATCAGCCGTTTGCTGGGAAACCAAACCATGATGGAACAGGCCGACAGAATCCACCTGCGCGACTTTATCATAACCGCCGAGATCGGCGCGTTTCAGTCCGAGCGTGGAAACGAGCAGCGCTTGCGCTTTAATCTGACGGTGGATCTGGCCAAGCCCGTGACCGGAGCCGAGGATCAGGTTGACCGAATCCTGTCCTATGACGTGCTGACCAAGGCCGTCGCAAGCGGCTTGGCCGACCGCCGTTATGACCTGCTGGAAACCCTGGCCGAGAAAATAGCCGCAGAGGTGCTGAGCCACCGCGCCGCGGCGAAAATCGAGGTCAGCATCGAAAAGCTTGACCGTATTCCAGGCGCGCTTGGCGTCACCATCACCCGCGATTCCGGGCTGGTCGCGGCAGAAACAGGTGCGCCGCAGCCGGTCGTTCTGTTTCTGGACAAGGACATGTCCCTGACACCGACCGAGTCGCTGGTGATCGTTCCCGACGCGCCTGCTCTGCCGCTGCCGACGGGCGGCGATCATCGGCGCATTGCATTGCTGGCGCTGGATCAGGCGGCCTGGGCGCTGGCCGGTCGCCTTGGGCTGGATGTGGCCGACAGCCGGACCGAGATCGACTGGTCCATCAGCGCCGGGCTGCCGCTGGTCTGGGCCCCCTGCCGCATGACGGCCGATATCCCCAACCTGCCCGCCCATCCCCATGCGCTGGCCTTTTGGCTGGCGGGGTTGCTGGGCGCGGCCAGGCTGGATTTTGCACTGCCCGCTGACCGCACCCTGCCGGACCTGCCCGCTGACTTCAGCCTGCCGGTGGGCCGCCATAAATGACCCGGGACGCCTATTACCGGCCTATCCCGACGCCGCTGACGGGTCGCTGGCAACTCGCAGGCGGCTGGACCCGGTTTTCCCAGTTCGAACTGCTGCGCCGCGGAGAACAGCCGATCATCGTCGACACCGCCCCCGAGGCGGTGATGCAGGCGCTGACCGCACCACGTGCCGATCTGCTGGGCCTGCCGCTCGACCGCCCCCGGATCATGGGGATCGTCAATGCGACGCCCGACAGCTTTTCCGATGGCGGCGCTTATGAGCCGACCCGCCATGCACAGACGTTGCTGGATGAGGGCGCCGATCTGCTGGATATCGGCGGCGAATCCACCCGTCCCGGAGCTGTCGAAATGGCTGCGTCGGATGAAATCGCACGAATAGAGCCCGTCATCCGCGCCATGGCCGGCCACGCGCCAATCTCGGCCGATACGCGCAAGGCCAGCGTGGCGCGTGCCGCGCTAAAGGCCGGCGCAGGCATGATCAATGATGTCTCAGGCTTTGATTTCGATCCTGCGCTGGCCGGTGTGCTGGCCGATGCAGGCGCTCCGGTCTGCCTGATGCATGCGCAGGGCTTGCCCGCAGACATGCAGGACGATCCGCATTACGGCGATGTGTTGCTGGACGTTTATGATGCGCTGGCCAAACGGATCGACGGTGCCGTTGCGTCAGGGATCGAACGCGCGCGCATCTTGATTGATCCGGGCATTGGTTTCGGCAAGACAAGCGCGCATAATCTGTCCATCCTGCGGCGGATTTCGCTGTTTCACGGTTTGGGCTGTCCGGTGCTGCTGGGCGTCTCGCGCAAGCGCTTCATCGGCACCATAGGCGGTGCCGAGACGGCATCGGAACGGGCGCCCGGCACGCTGGCACTGACCATCGCGGCAGCGGCGCAGGGGATACAGATACACCGCGTCCATGACGTGGCAATGATAAAACAGGGTTTGCGTCTTTGGGACGCATTGAGCGGTGAGGCCGAAGTATCATGAGCAGAAAGCTATTTGGAACCGATGGGGTCAGGGGCCGGGCGAATACCTATCCGATGACCGCTGAAATGGCACTGCGCCTCGGTGCGGCGGCGGGACGTTATTTCCGCCGCGACGGACGCAACGGACACCGCGTGGTGATCGGCAAGGACACGCGGCTTTCGGGCTATATGATCGAGAACGCGCTGACCGCCGGGCTGACCAGCACCGGCATGAACGTGCTGCTGCTGGGTCCGGTGCCAACGCCGGCTGTGGGATTTTTGACGCGCTCGATGCGTGCGGATGTGGGCATCATGATCTCGGCCAGCCACAATCCGGCCTGCGACAATGGCATCAAGTTCTTTGGCCCCGATGGCTTCAAGCTGTCCGACGAGGCCGAGGCAGAAATCGAGCGTATCGTCGCGGAAGAAATCACCCCCGCCCAGCCCGAGAATATCGGCCGCGCCAAGCGGATCGACGACGGTCGCGGGCGCTATGTCGAATATGCCAAGACCACCTTCCCGACCGGGCAGCGACTGGACGGGCTGAAAGTGGTTGTCGATTGCGCCAATGGTGCGGCCTATCGCGCGGCACCCGAGGTCTTGTGGGAACTGGGCGCCGAGGTGATCCCCGTGGGCGTCGAGCCCGATGGCTTCAACATCAATGACGGCGTCGGCAGCACACATCCCGAGGCATGCGCACGCGCGGTGCTGGCGCATGGCGCCGATCTGGGCATCTCGCTGGACGGCGATGCCGACCGGGTGGCTGTGATCGACGAACTGGGTCGCCTGGCCGATGGCGATCAGATCATGGCGTTGCTTGCGGGCCGGTGGGCGGAAGAAGGCCGGCTGAAGGGCGGCGCGCTGGTTGCAACGGTGATGTCCAATCTTGGCCTGGAACGGTTCCTTGAAGGGCGCGGACTGCGGCTGGAACGGACCAAGGTCGGCGACCGCTATGTGGTCGAGCGGATGCGCGGACAGGGCTTTAATCTGGGTGGCGAGCAATCGGGCCATATCGTGATGACCGATTACGCAACCACGGGCGACGGCTTGATCGCGGGGCTGCAATTCCTGGCAGCCATGGCCGATAGCGGCCAGCCCGCCAGCCAGTTGGTGGCGCAGTTCGATCCGGTACCGCAAATGCTGAAAAACGTCCGCTTTGCCGCTGGCGCCGATCCGCTGTCGGCAGATCCTGTCAAGGCTGTCATCGCCGAGGCGGAACGCCGCTTGCAGGGCCATGGCCGCGTGCTGATCCGCAAGTCGGGCACCGAGCCGCTGATCCGGGTGATGGCAGAGGCCGAGGACGAGGCCGTTCTGCGCGATGTCGTGGACGGGATCGTGGCGGCGGTCGAACGGGCGGCCTAGGCCGAGGCTTTTTCCTCAAGCATCAGCCATTCCTCTTCGGCTTCGGCCAGTTTCGCCTGCCGGTCGGCCAGCCCTTCGCTGGCCTTCTGGAACTTGGCCGGCGCGGTGCTGAAGAGGTCTGGGTCCGACAAGAATATGCCCAGCTTGGCGATCTCGGCTTCCAGCCGTTCGATGATCCCCGGCAACGTCTCTAGCCGGTGCTTTTCGGTAAAGCTCAGCCCGTCGCGCGCCGGTTTCGGCTTATCATTCGCCCTATCGGCGGTGGCCCTGGGCGTTTCCGGCGGGGATGTGGGCGCGGGCAGAGTGCCTTCGTTCGCACTCTCTGGGCGCTGCGCGCGATAGTCGGACCAGCCACCCGGATAGATCACGGCGCGGCCATCGCCTTCCATCGCGATGGTGGTGTCGGCAACCCGGTCAATGAAATCGCGGTCGTGGCTGACCAGCAGCACGGTCCCGTCATACTCGCCCAGGATATCCTGCAGCAGATCCAGCGTTTCCACGTCCAGATCGTTGGTTGGTTCGTCCAGGACCAGCAGGTTGGACGGATGCGCCATGATCCGCGCCAGCAACAGCCGCGCCTTTTCGCCGCCCGACAGGCTGCGAACCGGCGCGCGGACCTGTCCCTCATCGAACAGGAAATCCTTGAGATAGCCGACCACATGCCGGGGAACGCCGCGCACCATGACCTGATCGGCCCGGCCCGAAACCCGCATATCGGGATCACCCGTCAGGCTGTCCCACAAGCTTGCATCCGGGTCCAACGCCGCACGGGTCTGGTCGAAGACGGCAATATCCAGATTGGTCCCGTGGACCACGCTGCCCTCGTCAGTTGCGATCTCACCGGTCAGCATCTTGATCAGGGTGGTCTTGCCCACGCCGTTGGGCCCGACAAAGGCCACGCGGTCACCACGCAACACGCGCAGATCAAAGGGCCGCAGGATCACGCGGTCGCCAAAGACCTTGCTGATGCCGCGCGCCTCGATCACCCGCTTGCCTGATTGCTGACCCGCATCCAGCGCCATTGCTGCCGTGCCTTGCCGTCTGATCTGCGAACTGCGCTCGGCCCGCAGCGCCTGCAACGCGCGAACACGACCCTGATTGCGCTTGCGCCGGGCGCTGATGCCTTCGACCGCCCACCGCGCCTCTGCCTTGATCTTGCGATCCAGCTTGTGACGGGCCTCATCCTCGGCGGCCCAGGTCGTCTCGCGCCATTCCTCAAAGGCTTCAAAGCCCTTTTCCTGTCGACGGACAGCACCGCGGTCGATCCACAGCGTCGCCCGCGCCAGGGCACGCAGAAAGGCGCGGTCGTGGCTGATCAGCACGAAGGCGGATTTCGTCGCTTTCAGCTGTTCTTCGAGCCAGCCGATCGCCTGGATGTCCAGATGGTTGGTCGGTTCGTCCAGCAGCATCAAATCTGGCGCCTCGGCCAGCAGGCGAGCCAGCGCCGCCCGACGACGTTCCCCACCCGATGCGGTGGCGACGGAGCGGTCAGGATCGAATTTCAACCCTTCGGCCGCCATTTCAACGCGGTAGTCCTGCCCCTCGTCCAGTCCGGCACGGGCAAAATCGCCAAGCGTTTCAAAGCTGGACAGATCCGGGTCCTGCTCCATATAGCCGACGCTGGTGCCCAACGGGGTCACAACTTCGCCCCGGTCCGCCTCGACCAATCGCGCCATGACCTTCATCAGGGTCGATTTTCCCGAGCCATTGCGCCCAACCAACGCCACCCGATCGCCTGGCTGAATGGTCAGGGACAGGTTTTCGAAAACGGGTTCGCCGCCGAAGGTCAGGGAAATATCGGTCAGTTGTAACAGGGGTGCGCGTGCCATGGCCGGGCAGGTAATGCGTGTCAGGTGCCGGGTCAATCGCTGGCAGTATCTTATTTTTTTGGTCGGATATTCGGTTGACGCGGTGATTTTCTGCTGTATCAAGCTTGCATATTGACTGACTAAAGGAGTCGACTATGCGCCCTCTGATCCTGACCGCCCTTTTGGGTGCGACCGCCCTGCCCGCATTTGCGCAAGAGGTGAACGTCTATTCGCACCGCCAGCCAGAGCTGCTGCAGCCGCTGGTCGATGCGTTTACCGCCGAGACCGGCATCACCGTGAACGTCGCCTTTGTCGACAAGGGCATGGTTGAGCGCCTGAAGGCCGAGGGCGATCGCAGCCCGGCTGATCTGATCATGACCGTTGATGTTGCGCGTCTGGGCGAGGTCAAGGATGCCGGCGTGACCCAGGCGGTCGAGGACGAGGCTCTGGCCGTGATCCCCGAAGGGCTGCGCGACGCCGACAACCAGTGGTTCGGCCTGACCACCCGCGCCCGTATCGTTTATGCCAGCGCCGAGCGCGTTGCCGATGGCGAGGTGACCACCTATGAGGATCTGGCGGACCCGAAATGGCAGGGTCGCATCTGCACCCGTCCCTTCACCCATGATTACAACGTGGCGCTGACGGCGGCCTATCTGGCCCATCACGGCGCCGAGGAAACAAAAACCTGGCTCGAGGGCATCAAGGCCAATCTGGCCAAGAAACCCGAAGGCGGCGATCGCGATCAGGTCAAATCGATCTGGGCCGGTGAGTGCGATATCAGCGTGGGCAACACCTATTACATGGGTGCGATGCTGAAGGATGACGAACAGAAGGAATGGGCCAACTCCGTGCGCATCGTCTTTCCGACCTTTGCCGATGGTGGCACCCATGTGAACGTGTCGGGCGTGGCAATGACCACCTCTGCCCCGAACAAGGAAGCCGCGCAGCAATTCATGGATTTCCTCGTCAGCGACGAGGCGCAGGCGATCTATGCCGAGACGAACAACGAATTCCCCGTCTCGGATCATGTCGAACCTTCGGAACTGGTGGCAAGCTGGGGTGAGTTCACCCCCGACACCACGCCGCTGACCGAGATCAGCGCCCTGCGCCCCGAAGCCCTGAAACTGATCGAAGAGGTCAATTTCGACGGCTGAGGCCTGCCTGATTGCATCGACAATGCCGGGGCCTCGCGCTCCGGCATCTTTCGTTTCGACAAAGTGCTTTCGGCCCGGTGGCGTTTGGCCTATGTCGCTGTCTCAATCGGAATTCCTAAGGATCGCGATGTGACCGATCATATCATCAAGGATATCTCGCTGGCCGAATATGGCCGTAAAGAGCTGGATATAGCTGAAACCGAAATGCCCGGCCTGATGGCCTTGCGGGCCGAATATGGCGAGGCAAAGCCTTTGGCAGGCGCGCGCATCGCCGGCAGTCTGCACATGACCGTGCAAACCGCCGTGCTGATCGAAACCTTGACGGCACTGGGCGCGGATGTGCGTTGGGCAAGCTGCAACATCTATTCGACGCAGGACCATGCAGCCGCGGCGATTGCGGCAACCGGTGTGCCGGTCTTTGCCATCAAGGGCGAGACGCTGCCGGAATACTGGTCCTATACCGATCGGATTTTCCAGTTCGCCGAGGGTCCCGCGAACATGATCCTGGACGATGGCGGCGATGCCACCATGTATATCCTGCTGGGTGCGCGGGCCGAGGCGGGCGAAACCGGCCTGATCGAAACGCCCACCAGCGAGGAAGAAGAGGCGCTGTTTGCGCAGATAAAGAAGCGGCTGACCCAAAGCCCCGGTTGGTTCGCCGCGCAGCGCGATGCGCTGCAAGGTGTGACCGAGGAAACCACGACCGGCGTGCATCGCCTTTACGATCTGCACAAGAAAGGCCTGCTGCCCTTCCCCGCGATCAACGTGAATGACAGCGTCACCAAGTCGAAATTCGACAACAAATACGGCTGCAAGGAATCGCTGGTCGATGGCATCCGCCGCGCCACCGACGTGATGATGGCCGGCAAGGTGGCCGTCGTCTGCGGCTATGGTGATGTCGGCAAGGGTTCTGCCGCATCCTTGCGCGGTGCCGGTGCCCGCGTGAAAGTGACCGAGGTCGATCCGATCTGCGCGCTGCAAGCCGCGATGGACGGGTTCGAAGTGGTCACGCTGGAAGATGTGGCCGACAGCGCCGATATCTTCATCACAACCACAGGCAATCGCGATGTGATCCGGCTGGACCACATGCGCATGATGAAGGACATGGCGATCGTCGGGAATATCGGCCATTTCGACAATGAAATTCAGGTCGCCGCGCTGAAAAACCACAAATGGACCAATGTGAAGGATCAGGTGGACATGATCGAGATGCCCTCGGGCAATCGCATCATCCTGCTGAGCCAGGGCCGTCT is drawn from Paracoccus tegillarcae and contains these coding sequences:
- a CDS encoding cell wall hydrolase, which produces MIIGGILPILHRSILFRELTRLCGRKRVAKNPITLVDQLDRSSALTGLARNGRPNDTNDTGKIMLKLLTKLTRNCLSIAVVPALVAGAAHATGSARTTAYPDTSMHGISAPMDMPRPRPLLYTDAEPVQIEGGPEQIYLTSTTGAYTGGDLDCMAEALYFEARGEGRKGQAAVAEVILNRVKSSRFPNSVCGVINQRSQFSYTIGGRKTIRSRGTYLRVRQVAETALSGGTGNLTNGATYFHTPAVRPAWSRRFQRTIQIGRHIFYRTGQRIASN
- the glmM gene encoding phosphoglucosamine mutase yields the protein MSRKLFGTDGVRGRANTYPMTAEMALRLGAAAGRYFRRDGRNGHRVVIGKDTRLSGYMIENALTAGLTSTGMNVLLLGPVPTPAVGFLTRSMRADVGIMISASHNPACDNGIKFFGPDGFKLSDEAEAEIERIVAEEITPAQPENIGRAKRIDDGRGRYVEYAKTTFPTGQRLDGLKVVVDCANGAAYRAAPEVLWELGAEVIPVGVEPDGFNINDGVGSTHPEACARAVLAHGADLGISLDGDADRVAVIDELGRLADGDQIMALLAGRWAEEGRLKGGALVATVMSNLGLERFLEGRGLRLERTKVGDRYVVERMRGQGFNLGGEQSGHIVMTDYATTGDGLIAGLQFLAAMADSGQPASQLVAQFDPVPQMLKNVRFAAGADPLSADPVKAVIAEAERRLQGHGRVLIRKSGTEPLIRVMAEAEDEAVLRDVVDGIVAAVERAA
- the folP gene encoding dihydropteroate synthase: MTRDAYYRPIPTPLTGRWQLAGGWTRFSQFELLRRGEQPIIVDTAPEAVMQALTAPRADLLGLPLDRPRIMGIVNATPDSFSDGGAYEPTRHAQTLLDEGADLLDIGGESTRPGAVEMAASDEIARIEPVIRAMAGHAPISADTRKASVARAALKAGAGMINDVSGFDFDPALAGVLADAGAPVCLMHAQGLPADMQDDPHYGDVLLDVYDALAKRIDGAVASGIERARILIDPGIGFGKTSAHNLSILRRISLFHGLGCPVLLGVSRKRFIGTIGGAETASERAPGTLALTIAAAAQGIQIHRVHDVAMIKQGLRLWDALSGEAEVS
- a CDS encoding ABC-F family ATP-binding cassette domain-containing protein, whose amino-acid sequence is MARAPLLQLTDISLTFGGEPVFENLSLTIQPGDRVALVGRNGSGKSTLMKVMARLVEADRGEVVTPLGTSVGYMEQDPDLSSFETLGDFARAGLDEGQDYRVEMAAEGLKFDPDRSVATASGGERRRAALARLLAEAPDLMLLDEPTNHLDIQAIGWLEEQLKATKSAFVLISHDRAFLRALARATLWIDRGAVRRQEKGFEAFEEWRETTWAAEDEARHKLDRKIKAEARWAVEGISARRKRNQGRVRALQALRAERSSQIRRQGTAAMALDAGQQSGKRVIEARGISKVFGDRVILRPFDLRVLRGDRVAFVGPNGVGKTTLIKMLTGEIATDEGSVVHGTNLDIAVFDQTRAALDPDASLWDSLTGDPDMRVSGRADQVMVRGVPRHVVGYLKDFLFDEGQVRAPVRSLSGGEKARLLLARIMAHPSNLLVLDEPTNDLDVETLDLLQDILGEYDGTVLLVSHDRDFIDRVADTTIAMEGDGRAVIYPGGWSDYRAQRPESANEGTLPAPTSPPETPRATADRANDKPKPARDGLSFTEKHRLETLPGIIERLEAEIAKLGIFLSDPDLFSTAPAKFQKASEGLADRQAKLAEAEEEWLMLEEKASA
- a CDS encoding putative PEP-binding protein, with protein sequence MTSSLASDAVLITPSAGIERTQHGWRAKCLQRLVRMDLPVPRSHAISSECVQQIATGHPPDEAMLARLLGEPDNVSTGAFGLISVRPSAVDPEWGGPGTVLNVGINHERHKALSKRIGQEAADALYLHFVQSYATHIARLDPDMFAQDGKGALAEALRSYADEMDEEFPQDPAVQLTEVLRSMARAWDGPTARLLRQAQGAPADAPLGLVVQDMALGMGPGFCGSGTIQFVDSVTGAPRITGRFRGQMQGSVRASDSETLFLTKDDRGPALEDAAPEVFADLVRSGVAARERLREEMQIEFVVNEGRVSIIDAVRLQRSSRASVRIAVALANDGVIPPEEAVMRVEPRALSDLLHHQVDPRAPRDLFARGINASPGAATGKIVFSAAAAQASAAQGEPCVLVRRETVPEDIRGMHASVAVLTERGGPTSHAAVIARGLGLPCIVGAIGISIDARARVLRAGHRSFREGDEITIDGTTGEVLAGAAEMLEPALDDSFAQLLQWADQFRQLDVRANADTPEDARTARMFNAQGIGLCRTEHMFFDADRLPAMREMIFADKPEDRRLALERILPMQRDDFADLFQIMAGLPVTIRLFDPPLHEFLPHDREGMRALAESLDMPLSDVVRRVDALSEFNPMLGLRGVRLGIVMPEIYEMQARAIFEATALASRQGDPVVPEIMIPLVSAMREVELVKNRVDSVAAEVRNKMRADFTYRLGVMVETPRAALRAGDIATHAAFLSFGTNDLTQMTYGLSRDDAGRFMGAYVNQGVYEEDPFHILDQEGVGELLMIGAERARAVSPDITLSVCGEHGGNPESIAFCHRAGFSYVSCSPFRVPVASLASAQESIRASRADSDAPA
- a CDS encoding dihydroneopterin aldolase, translated to MMEQADRIHLRDFIITAEIGAFQSERGNEQRLRFNLTVDLAKPVTGAEDQVDRILSYDVLTKAVASGLADRRYDLLETLAEKIAAEVLSHRAAAKIEVSIEKLDRIPGALGVTITRDSGLVAAETGAPQPVVLFLDKDMSLTPTESLVIVPDAPALPLPTGGDHRRIALLALDQAAWALAGRLGLDVADSRTEIDWSISAGLPLVWAPCRMTADIPNLPAHPHALAFWLAGLLGAARLDFALPADRTLPDLPADFSLPVGRHK
- the ahcY gene encoding adenosylhomocysteinase; amino-acid sequence: MTDHIIKDISLAEYGRKELDIAETEMPGLMALRAEYGEAKPLAGARIAGSLHMTVQTAVLIETLTALGADVRWASCNIYSTQDHAAAAIAATGVPVFAIKGETLPEYWSYTDRIFQFAEGPANMILDDGGDATMYILLGARAEAGETGLIETPTSEEEEALFAQIKKRLTQSPGWFAAQRDALQGVTEETTTGVHRLYDLHKKGLLPFPAINVNDSVTKSKFDNKYGCKESLVDGIRRATDVMMAGKVAVVCGYGDVGKGSAASLRGAGARVKVTEVDPICALQAAMDGFEVVTLEDVADSADIFITTTGNRDVIRLDHMRMMKDMAIVGNIGHFDNEIQVAALKNHKWTNVKDQVDMIEMPSGNRIILLSQGRLLNLGNATGHPSFVMSASFTNQVLAQIELFTKGDEYQPGVYILPKALDEKVARLHLDKIGVKLSTLSQEQADYIGVTPEGPFKSDQYRY
- a CDS encoding Fe(3+) ABC transporter substrate-binding protein; the encoded protein is MRPLILTALLGATALPAFAQEVNVYSHRQPELLQPLVDAFTAETGITVNVAFVDKGMVERLKAEGDRSPADLIMTVDVARLGEVKDAGVTQAVEDEALAVIPEGLRDADNQWFGLTTRARIVYASAERVADGEVTTYEDLADPKWQGRICTRPFTHDYNVALTAAYLAHHGAEETKTWLEGIKANLAKKPEGGDRDQVKSIWAGECDISVGNTYYMGAMLKDDEQKEWANSVRIVFPTFADGGTHVNVSGVAMTTSAPNKEAAQQFMDFLVSDEAQAIYAETNNEFPVSDHVEPSELVASWGEFTPDTTPLTEISALRPEALKLIEEVNFDG